TATTTCTCAATGGAGCCAAATATTCATTATTAGCTGAACAACAACCAGAgataaacagtttttgtttgttttagcaTTTACTAATTGTTCCATGTTGATAATTACTGGATGTGATGTTGTGGTCTGGCAACAAAGAGGGAAACAAATATTGAGAGATGGTTATTGTGAAACCAAGGTTCGGCCACATGTACACAAAGCCTGATGCTGCATGCTCTTTTGTTCTGGAGAAGCCTcccgaactcagtctcccagggtgcAACAGGTTCCACTGTTCTGGAAAAAGCCAGAGCACAGGGAACTCACTTTCCCAGGATTCctcaacttcacacagaggtgtgaaaacccACAATGGTCAACTCCAATTGGTCAGTCtggccccatgacctgtgaggtcaccgggccaatataaggccaCTTCTCCCCCTCTTCTATCTCTTTCTACAATCCCTCCAAGGACAGCAGGCTGTCCAGCCTCTTTTCTCCTGCATCGGCGAGCGGGGAAGCCTGGCATCTTCTCTTCGCATCCAAATCTACGAGAGGAGCGCAAAGATCTAGTttccagctcatcttctcaaggaaacCGCCTCTCAAACCAAGCTCttccaaactcctagcagcgactcgatgtcctgcaggagaactccGAACCAGCAATAGAGCCCCACAGCTGAACAGAACTGCGAGGACTTCAACCACACAGAGCCAGAAGACTTCACAGAATTGCGAATTGAACAACTTCCTTCTCCATTTTCCTCGGATCGGTAACAaaactgggcttaataattatactaggctaagcaagactgtttattcgattctgtgtgatgtttataagtttaatatgtgttgtgatatgtTGGTTATAAGTTATTCGAAAGTAAGGTTAGTTCGAATGCTCTTCACggtctttctttgcatttcattcTACACTCTTTGTCTAACTTAGCAGCCACACCAACACATGCATATCTCTTCACCTCATTAGCTCAGACCCCCGCTATCGGTCGTaaaacaacttcagaagaagggGGTGGGGCTGTTAACTTTCGGATGGCCAGCGACCATCTTGAAAGCATGCTAAGGAAGGTGAGAACTTTTAATTAAGCCACCATCTTGGGAAGCACACTGACTTACTTGTGTTATGTTCATAAtaactgtttttctttcacaaatgttctttcattaatttTGCACAAGTGAATTTAGCctacctctacactgtcaagaactccataaccttcactgttcattatataatctgtAATAGTAAATAGTGATTTCttattgaactagatctaaatgagactgatcttaatcaataaattggctatcttctcccttcctttgaagggtggtgccccgaggtaaatttaaccaattaaagttatgatttcataaatgttttatattttatttggataaccaaatttattgaatgcctaaaGCCACACCACTTTATGGTATCACTTTTAaagcattattgcacaacacaaataaataggCTTCATGACTCATAGCTCACACTGCACCTCATCTGAAAAGTACCGTCCCTCCTCACAACGTGGATAGCAAACTTTGTCCTTAAGAGTGCTGCCCCAGTCACACGTCAGGCAGCTCTGAGGTGAGGCATCTGCAAATGCACAAGGGCAATAGAGTGTCAGCTTGTGTAAAGTCAAACAGAACTCACCTGTGTTGACACATTTTTATTGACCATCTTGGCCAGGTCTTACTACACCTTCGATCTCAATGGAAAATGCAGGTTAAACAATGGTTCAATCAATTAAATGATAGTATTAATAGCTCCTAAGTATGTACCCATGCAGGTCTGACAGCTCGTGTGGCACTGTTCGCACCGGTCATGGAGCTGATAGAAGCGGTGCGGGCAGCTCTCAACGCACAGCTTGGTGCCTTGCAGCTCCAGGAGGGGAGGCGGACAGGCCCTACAGGAATCGGGCCCTGGTCCTGTACACTGCTCACAGGACTGGTCACATTTCTCACAGTGGGATCCGTCTTTGTAATACCTGAAGAAATGCATCAACTTATGAGAATTAACGTGtaagacacatgcacagatttCTCATTGTTGTAGATTTAGATGGAGAAGCAGAGTAGCCACTCGTAGTTAGTTTTAATTCAGTGAATTCTATGTGAAAACAATCCATTCAAAAGAGGATGTGGTTACTGTTGAAACGAAATGTAATTACCCTGTGGGACAGTGAGTGACACAGAGATGAAGGAGCCGCAGGTGTCCTGGAGAACAAGTTAAGCAATCTCTGGGTGAGTCACCAGTGCAGGTGGAACAAACATGTTCACAAGGCAAACAGAATCCAAGCTCTTGCCCAACAGCTTCCTGCCTTGTGTTGTATGAACCAGCCGGACACTCGCTCACACAGGTCCCGTCTGGAAAGCAGCACACAGATACAGAAGCCATCAAGCCAGTTCTCAAGGTCAACTGAAAGCATCAACTGCAAACACCCACAAAATCCACAGAGGATTCAGAGAGGAATCAGACTCTCACTTTTTCCCATTTAATATTGCAGCCTCattgtaaaaataattataataatgatttcAGAGATAATTGCAAATACAAAGAAATATTCAGTCTCAAATGCCATTCATACATCAAGGTGATAGACTGTTATCTTAGTGTGTAGATCTGCCAAAGCTCACTGTGTAGGTATTTGGGGACGACACATGTCTGGCATTCATCGTTGCCCGGCCCCTCACAAGAGTAACAGTGGCGGTGGCAACCCATGCAGGTGAACTGGTTATCGTGCAGGTAGGTCCCTGGTGGGCAGTCTGTGTCGCCGGTCACGCCACAGAGCAGCGTGTTTGGATCCAACACAAGTCCCTTCTCGCACTGTGTGCACTGGTTTGCGTCCGGTCCGGAGCAGCTAATGCAAGTCTGATGGCATTCTGCACGTAATCAAaatacacgtgtgtgtgagcatggCCATGTTTGAATTGTAGATGtagatcattttaaaaacactgtgTGATACTGTTGTACTGATGCTGTTGCAAATGTAAATATCCTTGTCTTTTGTGGCTCACCTTGACATTCCATGGCTTCAGTTTCATAGTAAGTACCAGTGAGGCAGTCCTTGGAGCAAGCACCCTTGTAGAGTTTTGGGCTAAATGTTGAGCAGGTCTCACAGTCATCTGACAAGGGCCCTGAACAGCTGGCACAGGTAGGATGGCACTGACCGCAGCGGCCCTCCTCCATATCCTCATAAAAGCCCATGGGACAACTAGCTTTACAAACGCCATTCAGCATCAAGTAGAGGAAACTGCATTCTGAAATGATGTGGAGGACAGGTAACAAGGGATTTGAGGATTTGAttacaatatattttaaaatttaAATGGTTAAGGATATTATCACTCATTCTTAGCTTCTCAAAAAGATGATAACTCACTGAAACAGTTTCTGTCATCTGAGCAAACGTCACAGTGCGGCGGACAGCGTCTGCACGTGCCATCATCCGCAGGGTACGTCCGCAGTGAGCAGTTAAGTCTACACATACCGCTGCCTAAGTAGTAGCCATCAGCACAGGACAGACACTGGGACTTGATCCCATCACATGTCAGACAGGAGCTGTCACAGGCTTCACATGAACCCTCAGCTGTCTCAAAGAAACCTCTGCAAGTGGTATCAAGAGACAGTTAATATGTATAAAGAGACAGATACAGTTAACAAAAACCGACCATAATTACAAAACATGGCTTACTCGGGGCAATTCGACCAGCAGCGCCCCCCATTGAGAAAAAGTCTATAGCTGCCTTTGACGCAGCTGACACAGTTATCACTGGTGTCTATGCAGGCCTCACAGTTTGGAGAGCAGTCCTCACACAGCTGCGTTACAGTGTTTGCATAGGAGCCAGATGGACACTGTGCAACACAAGAACTTTCCTGGTCCAGGAAATACCCTgtaaagacacacacgcacacacacacacacacacacacacacacacacacacacacacacacacacacacacacacacacacacacacacacacacacacacacacacacacacaactaagccCTGGGGTTATGATCAAATGAAATGTCATGACCGACAAGAGTGAATCTTTGTACCTTTGAAACAAGAAGAACAATCCTGTGCTTGAGGACC
Above is a genomic segment from Pleuronectes platessa chromosome 7, fPlePla1.1, whole genome shotgun sequence containing:
- the LOC128444580 gene encoding proprotein convertase subtilisin/kexin type 5, translating into MCRLNCSLRTYPADDGTCRRCPPHCDVCSDDRNCFKCSFLYLMLNGVCKASCPMGFYEDMEEGRCGQCHPTCASCSGPLSDDCETCSTFSPKLYKGACSKDCLTGTYYETEAMECQECHQTCISCSGPDANQCTQCEKGLVLDPNTLLCGVTGDTDCPPGTYLHDNQFTCMGCHRHCYSCEGPGNDECQTCVVPKYLHNGTCVSECPAGSYNTRQEAVGQELGFCLPCEHVCSTCTGDSPRDCLTCSPGHLRLLHLCVTHCPTGYYKDGSHCEKCDQSCEQCTGPGPDSCRACPPPLLELQGTKLCVESCPHRFYQLHDRCEQCHTSCQTCMDASPQSCLTCDWGSTLKDKVCYPRCEEGRYFSDEEICQSCDSSCRHCTGPRTDQCLTCHRDSALHAMENRCARCCQAGGNDTDCCVCDSRSALCVEAPQRKSGDDPRIDVNMSSRPLNHTSAALPVSLLLALGLALTVFALVKAHSRKSLCWGQSYERLSGSASVNMPHGVPEPDSGDEVDVVYTSRGGSVYRRYSFIHEQDTDADQDVDESTCLNLS